The following are from one region of the Pocillopora verrucosa isolate sample1 chromosome 3, ASM3666991v2, whole genome shotgun sequence genome:
- the LOC136279712 gene encoding uncharacterized protein gives MLYRVKLVRALRVERNRPDVLQKRVDYAHWFMRHAVVNQSIFVDECGYNIWTARSHGRARMGERAYRQVCGQRGRNVTVALAISPTNGLIFHSAFLGGMNGQRFNDFLSQASLNLDPNEHVIFIYDGSSAHNNPAIPGPNSELKKLPPYSPFLNIVEQAISALKAAIKADISRPEQQEQMNNRAEVRRQGIALGTQLLHFRPCRET, from the coding sequence ATGTTGTATCGTGTAAAATTGGTAAGGGCACTCCGAGTTGAACGAAACCGCCCTGATGTCCTGCAAAAAAGAGTCGACTATGCCCACTGGTTCATGCGCCATGCTGTAGTGAATCAAAGTATATTTGTAGACGAGTGTGGGTACAATATTTGGACGGCAAGAAGTCATGGACGAGCAAGGATGGGAGAGAGGGCATATCGACAAGTATGTGGTCAGCGAGGGAGAAATGTTACTGTAGCACTGGCAATTTCACCCACCAATGGACTCATTTTTCACTCGGCATTTCTTGGTGGAATGAATGGACAAAGATTTAATGATTTTCTGTCACAGGCAAGTCTAAATCTCGACCCAAATGAAcatgtgattttcatttatgACGGTTCATCAGCCCACAACAATCCTGCCATTCCTGGTCCTAATTCTGAGCTGAAAAAGCTACCACCATACAGCCCGTTTCTTAACATTGTAGAGCAAGCAATAAGTGCCTTAAAAGCAGCCATAAAAGCGGACATAAGTCGTCCAGAGCAGCAAGAACAGATGAACAACAGAGCTGAGGTAAGACGACAAGGAATCGCGCTAGGCACTCAATTGCTACACTTCAGGCCCTGCAGAGAAACATAG